A region of Bifidobacterium adolescentis ATCC 15703 DNA encodes the following proteins:
- the rimM gene encoding ribosome maturation factor RimM (Essential for efficient processing of 16S rRNA), with the protein MHSDDPQQLELLRVCRIGRAQGLKGEVTVQIFTDEPEYRFAPGAVLYTKDGEEEYVVESSRTFKNRWIIKFEGIDDRDASEAANGVVLYGEADDPEEMLEADEWYPKDLISLEARLAEGNTLGLAPGTVVGKVVDVIEVAQWLLKIRLANPVKDADGVVVENSALVPFVDELVPDIDLEGGYLTLDPPGGLIPGL; encoded by the coding sequence ATGCATTCCGACGACCCTCAACAGCTTGAGCTGCTGAGGGTCTGTCGTATCGGGCGTGCGCAGGGGCTCAAGGGCGAGGTCACCGTGCAGATCTTTACGGACGAACCGGAATACCGGTTCGCTCCCGGTGCTGTGTTGTATACGAAGGACGGCGAGGAAGAGTACGTGGTGGAAAGCTCCCGCACCTTCAAGAACCGTTGGATCATCAAATTCGAAGGCATCGACGACCGTGATGCGTCCGAAGCCGCCAATGGCGTGGTGCTATATGGCGAAGCGGACGATCCGGAGGAGATGCTTGAAGCAGACGAGTGGTACCCGAAGGACCTGATCAGTCTTGAGGCGCGCCTTGCCGAGGGCAATACGCTGGGGCTTGCGCCCGGCACTGTGGTAGGCAAGGTGGTGGATGTGATTGAAGTGGCCCAGTGGCTGCTCAAGATCCGTCTGGCCAATCCCGTCAAGGACGCCGATGGCGTGGTGGTCGAGAACAGCGCGCTCGTGCCGTTCGTGGACGAGCTCGTGCCGGACATCGACCTCGAGGGCGGATATCTGACCCTCGACCCGCCGGGCGGACTCATTCCGGGGCTCTGA
- the cysS gene encoding cysteine--tRNA ligase yields the protein MTNTQEPQNTNTSGALAVAKAAAGLKLYDTASHAVSSFTPIKPGQVGIYACGATVQSSPHIGHIRAAVAFDVVRRWFERLGYKVTFVRNVTDIDDKILDKAAAAGQQWWERAYIYEREFTEAYSKLGVEPPTYEPRATGHMIDMIDLIKKIIDNGHAYVVRDADGNPTGNVYFDVASWPHYGELTHQKQTAVSDAASEVTDAMGPSVDNAGNDKYNPVDPADMSPDKHDPRDFALWKAPKDSDPLDARWNTPFGTGRPGWHIECSAMSHRYLKDMFDIHGGGLDLRFPHHENEMAQTRAAGYDSAARWMHSAWVTAKGEKMSKSLGNGLSVPAVLAEHSAWVVRYALGSVQYRSMLEWSDQTLAEAQSAYDRVANFIERAGAAVGEQPSREEIMAISADALPADFVAAMNDDINVSGASAAIFTAIRSGNTLLSKLADRADSDVAKAEVREALVNVRAMLDTLGLDPLAEPWVSDGAAGGAAGAGADSAEHDALDKLVSEQLAERAEARKAKDFARADAIRDALGAAGIAIEDGPQGSTWSLK from the coding sequence ATGACAAACACGCAAGAACCGCAGAATACCAACACTTCCGGCGCTCTTGCGGTGGCGAAGGCCGCCGCGGGGCTGAAGCTGTACGACACCGCATCGCACGCCGTGTCGTCCTTCACGCCGATCAAACCAGGTCAGGTCGGTATCTACGCGTGTGGCGCCACCGTGCAAAGCTCACCGCATATCGGCCACATCCGCGCCGCCGTCGCGTTCGACGTGGTGCGCCGCTGGTTCGAGCGTCTGGGCTACAAGGTCACGTTCGTGCGCAATGTCACCGACATCGACGACAAGATCCTCGACAAGGCCGCCGCCGCGGGCCAGCAGTGGTGGGAGCGCGCGTATATCTACGAACGCGAGTTCACCGAGGCGTACAGCAAGCTTGGCGTGGAGCCGCCGACGTACGAGCCGCGCGCCACCGGCCACATGATCGACATGATCGACCTCATCAAGAAGATCATCGACAACGGCCACGCTTATGTGGTGCGTGACGCGGACGGCAACCCGACCGGCAACGTCTACTTCGACGTGGCGAGCTGGCCGCATTACGGCGAGCTGACGCACCAGAAGCAGACCGCGGTTTCCGACGCGGCTTCCGAAGTGACCGACGCGATGGGACCGTCCGTGGACAACGCGGGCAACGACAAGTACAATCCGGTCGACCCTGCCGACATGTCCCCCGACAAGCATGATCCGCGCGATTTCGCGCTGTGGAAGGCGCCGAAGGATTCCGATCCGCTCGACGCGCGCTGGAATACCCCGTTCGGCACGGGCCGTCCGGGCTGGCATATCGAATGCTCCGCGATGAGCCACCGCTATCTGAAGGACATGTTCGACATTCACGGCGGCGGTCTTGATCTGCGATTCCCGCACCACGAGAACGAGATGGCGCAGACGCGCGCCGCCGGTTACGATTCGGCCGCGCGCTGGATGCATTCCGCCTGGGTCACCGCGAAGGGCGAGAAGATGTCGAAGTCGCTCGGCAACGGCCTGTCCGTGCCGGCGGTGCTGGCCGAGCATTCCGCTTGGGTGGTGCGTTACGCCCTCGGTTCCGTGCAGTACCGTTCCATGCTGGAATGGTCCGACCAGACGCTTGCCGAGGCGCAGTCCGCGTACGACCGCGTGGCGAACTTCATCGAGCGCGCGGGCGCTGCCGTCGGCGAACAGCCGTCACGAGAAGAGATTATGGCGATTTCCGCCGACGCGCTTCCCGCCGATTTCGTTGCCGCGATGAACGACGACATCAACGTTTCGGGCGCTTCCGCCGCGATTTTCACGGCGATCCGTTCCGGCAACACGTTGCTGTCGAAGCTGGCCGACCGCGCCGATTCGGACGTGGCGAAGGCCGAGGTTCGCGAGGCGCTGGTGAACGTGCGTGCGATGCTCGACACGTTGGGCTTGGATCCGCTGGCGGAGCCGTGGGTTTCCGACGGTGCCGCAGGTGGTGCGGCTGGTGCCGGAGCCGATTCCGCCGAGCATGACGCGCTCGACAAGCTGGTTTCCGAACAGCTTGCGGAACGTGCCGAAGCGCGCAAGGCCAAGGATTTCGCACGTGCCGACGCGATCCGTGACGCGCTGGGCGCGGCCGGCATCGCCATCGAGGACGGTCCGCAAGGCTCCACTTGGTCGCTGAAGTAG
- a CDS encoding type 1 glutamine amidotransferase, with amino-acid sequence MTQSHVLILQHVPWEKPGRILDSLDDLGMSYEVMNIAKEKKPDLPDFSDVSGIVIMGGPMGALDIDKYPGLKAESKLVRAAVSVGKPLLGVCLGHQIIATALGAKLKKGSEPEIGFAPIKRIDKHDYFSMWNKTLDVLHWHNDVVTLPEGAQPLAKSAKTKNQAFRFGSALGLQFHLEVTPTLLDEWLDEPCMVKDLKAAGGSKSQLRDAFAEYNPQLQPMADQVFSGFAARCNTYAATLER; translated from the coding sequence ATGACGCAATCGCATGTGCTGATTCTTCAACACGTCCCGTGGGAGAAACCGGGGCGCATTTTGGATAGTCTCGACGACTTGGGCATGTCGTATGAAGTGATGAACATCGCCAAAGAGAAAAAGCCCGATCTTCCCGATTTCAGTGACGTCTCCGGCATCGTGATTATGGGCGGCCCCATGGGCGCGCTCGACATCGACAAGTATCCCGGTCTCAAAGCGGAATCCAAACTCGTACGCGCCGCCGTCAGCGTCGGCAAACCGTTGCTGGGCGTGTGCCTCGGACATCAGATCATTGCCACCGCGCTGGGCGCGAAACTCAAGAAGGGCAGCGAGCCGGAAATCGGATTCGCGCCGATTAAACGCATCGACAAGCACGACTACTTCTCCATGTGGAACAAGACGTTGGACGTGCTGCACTGGCACAACGACGTGGTGACCCTGCCGGAAGGCGCACAGCCGTTGGCCAAAAGCGCGAAGACGAAGAACCAGGCGTTCCGGTTCGGTTCGGCGCTTGGCCTGCAATTCCACCTGGAGGTCACCCCCACGTTGTTGGACGAGTGGCTGGACGAGCCGTGCATGGTGAAGGATTTGAAGGCCGCCGGCGGTTCGAAATCGCAGCTACGTGACGCCTTCGCCGAATACAATCCGCAGCTGCAGCCGATGGCCGATCAGGTTTTCTCCGGATTCGCGGCCCGGTGCAACACCTATGCCGCAACGCTGGAGCGCTGA
- the trmD gene encoding tRNA (guanosine(37)-N1)-methyltransferase TrmD: MKIDIVSVFPEYFEVLNLSLLGKAQEKGLVEVTAHNLRDWTHDVHHSVDDTPVGGGAGMVMKPEVWSECLDELLHLEPTTVTCDSMVTCDSTADADDTASADAAEPAESATEIAANADTVPATDRPVLIFPNPSAPLFTQQDATELSHANHLLFGCGRYEGYDARIPQYYRAQGVDVREYSIGDYVLNGGEVAVSVMLEAITRLLPGFMGNAASIVEESYTGENALLEHRQYTKPADWRGIKVPDVLLSGDHAKVDRFRRDEALAKTNELRPDLIEALDCSKLDKADRKTLMALGWEVSGAHPRQR, translated from the coding sequence ATGAAGATCGATATCGTGTCCGTATTCCCGGAATATTTCGAAGTGCTCAACCTGAGCCTGCTCGGCAAGGCGCAGGAGAAGGGCCTGGTCGAAGTCACCGCGCACAACCTGCGCGACTGGACGCACGACGTGCACCATTCCGTGGATGATACTCCCGTCGGCGGCGGCGCGGGCATGGTGATGAAGCCGGAAGTGTGGAGCGAATGTCTCGACGAGCTGCTGCATCTTGAGCCGACCACGGTTACTTGCGATTCCATGGTTACTTGCGATTCCACGGCAGACGCAGACGACACGGCTTCCGCGGACGCGGCCGAACCGGCGGAATCGGCGACAGAAATCGCCGCAAATGCCGATACCGTTCCGGCGACCGACCGTCCGGTGCTGATTTTCCCGAATCCGTCCGCCCCCCTGTTCACCCAGCAGGACGCGACGGAGCTGAGCCACGCCAACCATCTGCTGTTCGGCTGCGGCCGTTACGAAGGCTACGACGCGCGTATTCCGCAGTATTACCGTGCGCAGGGCGTCGACGTGCGTGAATATTCGATCGGCGATTATGTGCTGAACGGCGGCGAGGTGGCCGTGTCGGTCATGTTGGAGGCCATCACCCGTCTGCTGCCCGGTTTCATGGGCAATGCGGCCTCGATCGTGGAGGAATCGTATACGGGAGAGAACGCCCTGCTGGAGCACCGCCAGTATACGAAGCCGGCCGATTGGCGCGGTATCAAGGTTCCGGACGTCCTGTTGTCCGGCGACCACGCGAAGGTCGACCGTTTCCGCCGCGATGAGGCGCTGGCGAAGACCAACGAGCTGCGTCCGGATCTCATCGAGGCGTTGGATTGTTCCAAGCTTGACAAGGCCGATCGCAAAACGCTGATGGCGTTGGGCTGGGAGGTTTCCGGCGCGCACCCACGGCAGCGCTGA
- a CDS encoding RNA-binding protein, which yields MLAQAVEHLIKNIVDFPDDVSVKSHENPRGELIRVRVNPEDIGRVIGRSGRTANAIRTVVQALSDHKVRVDIMDVRR from the coding sequence ATGCTCGCCCAGGCTGTGGAACATCTGATCAAGAACATCGTCGATTTTCCCGATGATGTCTCGGTGAAGTCCCATGAGAATCCGCGCGGTGAACTCATTCGCGTGCGCGTGAACCCTGAGGATATCGGTCGCGTCATTGGACGCAGCGGACGCACGGCAAATGCGATTCGCACCGTGGTGCAGGCACTGTCCGACCACAAGGTGCGCGTCGACATCATGGACGTGCGCAGGTGA
- the rpsP gene encoding 30S ribosomal protein S16, whose product MATKIRLKRMGKKFYAFYRVVIMDSRTKRDGRAIEEIGTYNPNTQPSTININSERAQYWLGVGAQPTEQVLNLLKITGDWQKFKGLDGAEGTLKTVEAGPDAAARVEAVEAQAQKLKAAKSEADAKAKAEAEAAATEEAPAEEPAAEAE is encoded by the coding sequence TTGGCAACCAAGATTCGTCTGAAGCGCATGGGTAAGAAGTTCTACGCGTTCTACCGCGTGGTGATCATGGATTCCCGTACCAAGCGTGATGGCCGCGCCATCGAAGAGATCGGTACCTACAACCCGAACACCCAGCCTTCGACCATCAACATCAACTCTGAGCGCGCTCAGTACTGGCTCGGCGTTGGCGCTCAGCCGACCGAGCAGGTGCTGAACCTGCTGAAGATCACCGGTGACTGGCAGAAGTTCAAGGGTCTTGACGGTGCTGAAGGCACCCTGAAGACCGTTGAGGCTGGCCCGGATGCCGCCGCTCGCGTCGAGGCTGTCGAAGCCCAGGCCCAGAAGCTGAAGGCCGCCAAGTCCGAAGCTGACGCCAAGGCCAAGGCTGAGGCCGAAGCCGCCGCCACCGAGGAAGCTCCGGCTGAAGAGCCGGCTGCGGAAGCCGAGTGA
- a CDS encoding endonuclease/exonuclease/phosphatase family protein translates to MSVALWIVLLVCVLWIALSEMPAGWDGHLPLPYLIALTPLLWIPTLAIAIAGAVRHDTALAVVAAIACIASLLRKIAYWNNNLTSINTAQMVADNIAKKRETSRGTHTSTAAEAAKHGRFRVMTLNCRYGRANAAAIVSAVKEHDVAVLALQELTDDLVAALDEAGLSDLLPYRQLGENKDTDNGGFNGIWIRIEPSDTSPITAVIPAADVPGVCFPIDAMRGITFVSAHPKSPMRGCRDWSAGIIGLGELATSQKQGDITVVLGDLNSGTDHPSFRKLLDAGFQDAALTEAKGRRATFPSWLPWPRLILDHILFTAGLTASDVRSFTVNGTDHLALAATLTLK, encoded by the coding sequence ATGAGTGTTGCGTTGTGGATCGTACTGCTGGTATGCGTGTTGTGGATCGCTCTGAGCGAAATGCCGGCCGGTTGGGACGGCCACTTGCCGTTGCCGTATCTGATTGCGCTGACACCGCTGTTGTGGATTCCAACATTGGCGATTGCGATTGCCGGTGCCGTACGGCATGACACCGCCCTCGCCGTCGTCGCGGCGATCGCGTGCATCGCCTCGCTGCTACGCAAAATCGCGTATTGGAACAACAATCTCACGTCCATCAACACGGCGCAGATGGTGGCCGACAACATCGCAAAAAAGCGTGAAACATCCCGTGGAACACATACGTCGACTGCCGCGGAAGCCGCGAAACACGGCCGTTTCCGCGTGATGACGCTCAACTGCCGGTACGGTCGTGCCAATGCGGCCGCAATCGTCAGCGCCGTCAAGGAACACGACGTCGCCGTGCTCGCGCTGCAGGAATTGACGGACGATCTGGTCGCGGCCTTGGACGAGGCCGGCCTGTCCGATTTGCTGCCGTACCGCCAGTTAGGGGAGAACAAAGATACGGACAACGGCGGCTTCAACGGTATTTGGATTCGCATCGAGCCAAGCGACACGTCGCCGATCACCGCCGTGATTCCCGCCGCCGACGTGCCTGGCGTGTGCTTCCCGATTGATGCGATGCGCGGCATCACTTTCGTTTCCGCCCATCCGAAATCGCCGATGCGCGGCTGCCGCGACTGGTCCGCCGGCATCATCGGCTTGGGTGAGCTGGCCACATCGCAGAAGCAGGGCGATATCACCGTCGTATTGGGCGACCTCAACTCCGGTACCGACCATCCGAGCTTCCGCAAGCTGCTTGACGCCGGCTTCCAGGACGCCGCGTTGACCGAGGCGAAGGGCCGCCGCGCCACGTTCCCATCGTGGCTGCCGTGGCCGCGTCTCATCCTCGACCACATCTTGTTCACCGCCGGTCTGACCGCATCCGACGTGCGCTCCTTCACGGTCAACGGTACCGATCATCTTGCTCTGGCTGCCACGCTGACGTTGAAATAA
- a CDS encoding ATP-dependent DNA helicase RecG, producing the protein MSTTWQTPISSFETNRRRVGALKSLGVVSVGDALTYYPFRVTEPVPARALREAKIGENMAFAAHVRGVRVFPMARRGFRLIADVDDGDFARSRHMDASMASLVFFSYRKSYVDWIQRKLHEGALLVVAGEPSVYNDRLQFTHPDILTVDPAGEQLRSRSSEEAAEWDDGFGTEQPAVVPQSSTMPNLKYDAASVPEAMRHVCRPRPVYHANSRISSEHIHESIEKCMDRLCGDEYAAAQAARALHGADASDAQHGEFDAPQADRQARTEALAAAIPDIMPEAFRMEHGLMHRAEAFRAIHDPQNRDGFNKALRTLRYEEALICQTALVQSRDSSRKATATACADTRLKDDFVESLPFSLTDGQQQVIADISDDMARDYPMQRLLQGEVGSGKTVVAVAAMMQAVGSGKQAVLVAPTQVLAEQHYSSIRGMVDRMCGTGEEADENAKSGESQTKSTHRAVVDESGQVTSGNAPEPQNGGQSDGGQVEKLLDGQSNSLPDIPVLLLTGGMKLAARRRVLAQAASGKPCIVVATHAAFSKTFQAPNLALAVIDEQHRFGVEQRESLNAKGSTAPHLLVMTATPIPRTAAMTWFGDLDISWLTELPGGRKPIRTFVVPEANGPLMAEMFGLIRKRIDAGERAYVVCPRIDADAKDADDAGGSGDAEVGSAFDATYDLGEDDEQREQRPPLHSVAEIAERLRSLPQFAGIRIATLTGRDDDETKSQIMADFEAGVTPILVATTVIEVGVDVAQASCMVIFDADRYGLSQLHQLRGRVGRGGTESGAFLISRAPEGSDAAKRLDVIAGTLDGAEIAQADLEFRGAGDVLGDAQSGGKSGLKLLRVVKDVKIIEEARAEAAKLVAEDPTLQGYVQLAGAVLDFTRGNETFLTSN; encoded by the coding sequence ATGAGCACCACATGGCAAACCCCGATTTCCTCGTTCGAAACGAACCGCCGCAGAGTCGGCGCGCTGAAATCGCTGGGCGTGGTGTCCGTGGGCGACGCGCTGACCTACTATCCGTTCCGCGTCACCGAGCCGGTGCCGGCACGCGCCCTGCGCGAAGCGAAAATAGGGGAGAACATGGCCTTCGCCGCGCACGTGCGTGGCGTGCGCGTCTTTCCGATGGCCCGTCGCGGATTCCGGCTGATCGCCGACGTTGATGACGGCGATTTCGCACGCAGCCGGCACATGGACGCTTCCATGGCGTCTCTCGTGTTCTTCTCCTATCGCAAGTCGTACGTCGATTGGATCCAGCGCAAACTGCACGAAGGCGCGTTGCTGGTGGTCGCGGGCGAGCCAAGCGTATACAACGACCGTCTGCAATTCACCCATCCCGACATACTGACGGTCGATCCAGCCGGCGAGCAATTGCGCAGCCGCTCATCTGAGGAAGCCGCCGAATGGGATGACGGCTTCGGCACGGAACAACCGGCGGTCGTCCCGCAATCGTCGACCATGCCGAATCTCAAATACGATGCGGCTTCCGTACCGGAGGCGATGCGCCACGTATGCCGCCCACGTCCCGTCTACCACGCGAACTCGCGCATCTCCAGCGAACACATCCACGAGTCGATCGAAAAATGCATGGACCGGCTGTGCGGTGACGAATACGCTGCGGCACAGGCAGCCCGTGCATTGCATGGCGCCGATGCCAGCGACGCGCAACATGGGGAATTCGACGCGCCGCAAGCCGACCGGCAGGCACGGACGGAAGCGCTTGCCGCCGCCATTCCCGACATCATGCCGGAAGCGTTTCGTATGGAACATGGGCTGATGCACCGAGCCGAAGCGTTCAGGGCGATTCACGATCCGCAAAACCGCGACGGTTTCAACAAGGCGTTGCGTACACTGCGCTACGAGGAAGCGCTCATCTGCCAAACCGCGCTGGTGCAGTCTCGTGATTCGTCGCGTAAGGCCACGGCCACAGCCTGCGCCGACACGCGGCTGAAAGACGATTTCGTCGAGTCGCTGCCGTTCTCGCTGACGGACGGGCAACAGCAGGTGATCGCCGATATTTCCGACGATATGGCACGTGATTACCCCATGCAACGCCTGCTGCAGGGCGAGGTCGGCTCCGGCAAAACCGTGGTCGCGGTGGCGGCTATGATGCAGGCCGTCGGCTCCGGCAAACAAGCGGTGCTCGTCGCGCCGACGCAAGTGTTGGCGGAACAACATTACAGCAGCATCCGCGGCATGGTGGATCGGATGTGTGGTACCGGCGAAGAGGCTGACGAAAACGCGAAATCAGGGGAATCGCAGACAAAATCAACGCACCGTGCGGTTGTGGATGAAAGTGGACAAGTCACGTCGGGAAACGCGCCGGAACCGCAAAACGGTGGACAATCGGATGGCGGCCAGGTGGAGAAACTGCTGGACGGCCAATCGAACAGCCTGCCGGACATTCCCGTGCTGCTGCTCACCGGCGGCATGAAACTCGCCGCCCGCCGACGCGTCCTCGCGCAAGCGGCCTCCGGCAAACCATGCATCGTGGTGGCCACGCACGCCGCGTTCTCCAAAACCTTCCAAGCGCCCAACCTCGCGCTGGCGGTCATCGACGAACAGCACCGTTTCGGCGTGGAACAGCGCGAATCGCTGAACGCCAAAGGCTCCACGGCACCGCATCTGCTGGTCATGACGGCCACGCCGATTCCGCGCACCGCGGCCATGACCTGGTTCGGCGACCTCGACATCTCCTGGCTCACCGAACTGCCCGGCGGCCGCAAGCCGATCCGCACATTCGTCGTGCCCGAAGCGAACGGCCCGCTGATGGCGGAAATGTTCGGTCTGATTCGCAAGCGTATCGACGCGGGGGAACGTGCCTACGTGGTCTGCCCGCGCATCGACGCCGACGCGAAGGATGCCGACGATGCGGGCGGTTCAGGCGATGCGGAAGTCGGTTCCGCATTCGACGCCACATACGATTTGGGCGAGGATGACGAACAGCGCGAACAGCGGCCGCCGTTGCATTCCGTCGCGGAAATCGCGGAACGCTTGCGATCGCTGCCGCAATTCGCTGGCATCCGTATCGCCACGCTGACCGGCCGCGACGATGACGAAACGAAATCGCAGATTATGGCCGATTTCGAAGCGGGCGTGACGCCGATTCTGGTGGCCACCACCGTCATCGAAGTGGGCGTGGACGTGGCGCAGGCCAGCTGCATGGTGATTTTCGATGCCGACCGGTATGGCCTGTCCCAGTTGCACCAGCTGCGTGGACGCGTGGGCCGTGGAGGCACCGAATCGGGCGCGTTCCTTATTTCACGTGCGCCGGAAGGCAGCGATGCGGCCAAACGCCTTGACGTGATTGCCGGCACGTTGGACGGCGCCGAAATCGCACAGGCCGACCTTGAATTCCGCGGCGCGGGCGACGTGCTGGGCGACGCGCAATCCGGCGGCAAATCCGGACTGAAACTGCTGCGCGTGGTCAAAGACGTGAAGATCATCGAGGAAGCCAGAGCGGAAGCCGCGAAACTGGTGGCCGAAGACCCCACGTTGCAAGGGTACGTGCAGCTTGCCGGCGCGGTGCTCGACTTCACGCGCGGCAACGAGACGTTCCTGACCAGCAACTAG
- the ffh gene encoding signal recognition particle protein, whose translation MAAFSSLTDRLSNAFKHLKSKGKLSEADIDGTIREIRRALLDADVALDVVRSFTSRIRERALGTEVSEALNPAQQVVKIVNEELTAVLGAGVDRPLNFAKNPPTIIMLAGLQGAGKTTLAGKLGYWLKDSGHTPLLVAADLQRPNAVTQLQVVGERAGVPVYAPEKGVQSDGGEAVVSPGQTTGDPVKVARDAVELAKQKLYDTVIIDTAGRLGVDEELMKQARDIRDAVQPNEILFVIDAMIGQDAVQTAKAFDEGVDFTGVVLSKLDGDARGGAALSVASVTGKPILFASTGEGLKDFEVFHPDRMASRILDMGDILTLIEQAQKQFDEEEARKAAVKISDGSFGLDDFLDQLQQVRKLGPMKNLLGMIPGMAAHRKELEQFDEREIDRTEAIIRSMTPAERRDPSIIDGSRRARIAYGSGVTVSQVNALLQRFDQAAKMMRRMSNKVGAGVPGFGGPAMGGGKGKGKGKKNKKKSGKSGNPMKREAEEKALRDKLAGKASDGASSGGSAFAKKPQNPALPAGLQDMLGDSGELPPNLGGGLSGLLH comes from the coding sequence ATGGCAGCATTTAGTTCTTTGACAGACCGGCTCTCGAATGCGTTCAAGCATCTGAAGAGCAAGGGCAAGCTTTCCGAGGCTGATATCGACGGTACCATCCGCGAGATCCGCCGCGCGCTGCTCGACGCCGATGTGGCGCTCGACGTGGTGCGTTCCTTCACCAGCCGCATCCGCGAACGCGCGCTCGGCACCGAGGTTTCCGAAGCGCTCAACCCGGCGCAGCAAGTGGTGAAGATCGTCAACGAGGAACTCACCGCGGTGCTTGGCGCCGGTGTGGACCGCCCGTTGAACTTCGCAAAGAATCCGCCGACGATCATCATGCTCGCCGGCCTTCAGGGCGCCGGTAAGACGACGCTCGCCGGCAAGCTGGGCTACTGGCTGAAGGATTCCGGCCACACCCCGCTGCTCGTGGCGGCCGATCTGCAGCGTCCGAACGCGGTGACGCAGCTGCAGGTGGTCGGCGAACGCGCCGGCGTGCCGGTGTACGCGCCGGAGAAGGGCGTGCAGTCCGATGGCGGCGAAGCGGTCGTCTCCCCCGGCCAGACCACCGGCGACCCGGTGAAGGTGGCCCGTGACGCCGTGGAGCTCGCCAAGCAGAAGCTTTACGACACGGTGATCATCGATACCGCAGGCCGTCTCGGCGTGGATGAGGAGCTGATGAAGCAGGCTCGCGACATCCGCGATGCCGTGCAGCCGAACGAGATTCTGTTCGTCATCGACGCGATGATCGGCCAGGACGCCGTGCAGACGGCCAAGGCGTTCGACGAGGGCGTGGATTTCACCGGCGTGGTGCTGTCCAAGCTCGATGGCGACGCCCGTGGTGGCGCCGCGCTGTCCGTGGCATCCGTGACCGGCAAGCCGATCCTGTTCGCCTCCACCGGCGAAGGATTGAAGGATTTCGAGGTCTTCCATCCGGACCGCATGGCGTCCCGCATCCTCGACATGGGCGATATTCTCACCCTGATCGAGCAGGCGCAGAAGCAGTTCGACGAGGAAGAGGCCCGCAAGGCCGCCGTCAAGATCTCCGACGGTTCCTTCGGCCTTGACGATTTCCTCGACCAACTTCAGCAGGTGCGCAAACTCGGCCCGATGAAAAACCTGCTTGGCATGATTCCGGGCATGGCCGCGCATCGTAAGGAACTTGAGCAGTTCGACGAGAGGGAAATCGACCGCACCGAGGCCATCATCCGTTCGATGACTCCGGCCGAGCGTCGCGATCCCTCGATCATCGACGGTTCCCGCCGCGCCCGCATCGCCTACGGTTCCGGCGTGACGGTTTCGCAGGTCAACGCGCTGCTGCAGCGCTTCGACCAGGCCGCGAAGATGATGCGCCGCATGAGCAACAAGGTCGGCGCCGGCGTGCCCGGCTTCGGAGGCCCCGCGATGGGCGGCGGCAAAGGCAAGGGCAAAGGCAAGAAGAACAAGAAGAAGTCGGGCAAGTCCGGCAATCCGATGAAGCGTGAAGCCGAGGAGAAGGCATTGCGCGACAAGCTCGCCGGCAAGGCTTCCGACGGCGCTTCGTCAGGTGGCTCCGCGTTCGCCAAGAAGCCGCAGAATCCGGCGCTTCCTGCCGGATTGCAGGATATGCTGGGCGATTCCGGCGAGCTGCCGCCGAACTTAGGTGGCGGTCTGTCCGGTCTGCTGCACTAA
- the rsmD gene encoding 16S rRNA (guanine(966)-N(2))-methyltransferase RsmD: MRVISGRFKGMALTTPKPGTRPTTDRTKEAIFSHLDSWGVLDDARVLDLFAGTGALGIEALSRGARELVAVESAAPAAALIAKTLTALKHNRSWEPGMSARVVKARAEKYAAAASAIAPFGVIFIDPPYAFETEACNRLLADLAGRESGELTGEGTVIVLERSTRSDEPTAPEGWDITDRRDYGETAVYYIEPAETAEPAEPVESAD; the protein is encoded by the coding sequence ATGCGCGTAATTTCAGGACGATTCAAAGGCATGGCGTTGACCACGCCGAAACCGGGCACCAGGCCAACCACCGACCGTACCAAGGAAGCGATATTCTCGCACCTCGATTCGTGGGGCGTGCTGGATGACGCACGCGTGCTCGACCTGTTCGCCGGAACCGGCGCGTTGGGCATCGAAGCGCTGAGCCGTGGCGCGCGCGAACTGGTGGCGGTGGAATCGGCCGCACCGGCCGCCGCGCTGATCGCAAAGACGTTGACGGCGTTGAAGCACAACCGTTCCTGGGAGCCGGGCATGAGCGCCCGCGTGGTCAAGGCGCGTGCGGAAAAGTACGCGGCGGCCGCATCGGCGATTGCACCATTCGGCGTGATCTTCATCGACCCGCCGTACGCGTTCGAAACCGAGGCGTGCAACCGGCTGCTGGCCGATTTGGCGGGCCGTGAGTCCGGCGAACTGACTGGCGAGGGCACGGTGATCGTGCTGGAACGCTCCACTCGTTCCGACGAGCCGACCGCGCCCGAAGGCTGGGATATCACCGACCGGCGTGATTACGGCGAAACCGCCGTGTATTACATCGAACCTGCCGAAACCGCCGAGCCGGCAGAGCCGGTTGAATCCGCGGACTGA